The Argopecten irradians isolate NY chromosome 6, Ai_NY, whole genome shotgun sequence genome has a window encoding:
- the LOC138326035 gene encoding uncharacterized protein: MLTPKARHQASRVCKAWYKVFYSPRVWDTFLFEEGTLTRRRYNLFKGFTRELCPKKAQNCLNNVGSLFKKIIICPIVDFYNLLFLGVLSSFLSFFEEFPMPMLHTFQFTFACESRGINGNMIYGTGGQILQELNTVIACIKNLKTLSINQLLLADEDVPGLFEAALRYNSDSVRFLEIVNCAKADTPIPQLARFECLQRLTVSNQHVDDEVAIMLAGTGLSDLCLVQDKYTCATEPVSADAWRMIKEIAPYLKVTLEVRGKCKHALLLQPHAPVSSIMFDTPYAKISHGDAIDIVHFYRKTLEVFVQKGLPRVHRSGSFHERGDSSFLMMVKNCRGLKTLVINERLSTATVLLLSHEGKSLETFLVRANAILKRADWPRDRDWSDEFYRKLRTNARCYDRMSEEVAKKHDWKWRPLSDREFKQMV, translated from the coding sequence ATGTTGACTCCTAAAGCCCGCCACCAGGCGTCGCGTGTGTGTAAAGCGTGGTACAAAGTGTTTTACTCACCTCGCGTGTGGGACACGTTCTTGTTCGAAGAGGGCACACTCACCAGGAGGCGATACAACTTGTTTAAGGGGTTCACGCGCGAATTGTGTCCCAAAAAGGCACAAAACTGTCTAAATAATGTTGGGTCTCTCTTTAAGAAAATCATTATTTGCCCAATCGTTGATTTTTATAACCTTCTGTTTTTGGGCGTCCTCAGTTCATTCCTGTCTTTCTTCGAGGAGTTCCCTATGCCCATGTTACACACGTTTCAGTTCACGTTTGCGTGTGAAAGTCGCGGTATCAATGGCAACATGATATACGGTACTGGTGGGCAGATCCTTCAGGAGCTCAATACCGTGATAGCATGCATAAAGAACCTGAAAACGCTGAGCATCAACCAATTACTGCTCGCCGACGAAGATGTTCCTGGTTTGTTTGAAGCTGCGTTAAGGTATAACAGTGACTCTGTTCGTTTCCTGGAGATAGTCAATTGTGCTAAAGCCGACACGCCCATTCCACAACTGGCGAGGTTCGAATGTCTTCAACGACTAACTGTTAGCAACCAGCATGTTGATGACGAGGTAGCAATCATGTTGGCTGGGACAGGACTCTCTGACCTCTGTCTGGTCCAGGACAAGTACACATGCGCCACTGAACCCGTGTCAGCTGATGCATGGCGTATGATTAAAGAAATTGCGCCATATTTAAAGGTAACGCTGGAAGTTCGTGGGAAATGTAAACATGCATTGTTGTTACAACCGCATGCACCCGTGTCAAGTATTATGTTCGATACGCCGTACGCCAAGATTTCACACGGAGATGCGATTGACATTGTCCACTTCTATAGAAAGACTCTTGAAGTTTTCGTCCAGAAAGGCCTTCCTCGCGTCCACCGCTCTGGATCATTCCATGAGAGAGGGGATTCATCATTTCTAATGATGGTGAAGAACTGTCGTGGACTTAAAACACTCGTCATAAACGAACGGTTGTCCACGGCAACAGTGCTCTTACTTTCACACGAGGGCAAATCCCTGGAGACGTTCCTCGTCAGGGCAAACGCGATCCTCAAACGGGCGGACTGGCCACGTGACCGAGATTGGTCCGATGAATTTTACCGAAAGTTGAGAACAAACGCACGTTGTTATGATCGAATGTCAGAGGAAGTAGCCAAGAAACATGACTGGAAATGGCGACCTCTGTCGGACAGAGAATTCAAACAAATGGTTTAA
- the LOC138326036 gene encoding uncharacterized protein: MKIFHVLVCLCVTTHLGPSKGDLSPALTDLNIGTQHICGDAVPPQYPSDVAPVYDVIIPASFRRTVHRLERKSLQLKHSVSDLLHLYESDRLLRTVDVDRIPYFPPCFQVINRTNYVLTSDLSPLAIYQSLSQDFDTMADFLGMMELMTGDEQEFEDSEFIQNFRQLKINIKSLLCQLSFARSGLVSSVPATVVRLSLDNWCVAEGADDCWRCNRDAMILSMIDKLCFTLRDKYRHIQRHVS, translated from the exons atgaaaatattccaTG TGTTGGTCTGTCTGTGTGTGACGACACACTTGGGGCCCTCAAAGGGTGATCTTTCGCCAGCACTAACAGATTTAAATATCGGTACCCAACACATCTGTGGTGATGCAGTCCCTCCCCAGTACCCCAGCGACGTGGCACCTgtgtatgacgtcattatcCCGGCTTCCTTTAGACGGACTGTCCATCGCTTGGAGAGGAAATCTTTACAGCTGAAACATAGCGTTTCGGATCTGCTCCATCTCTAT GAGTCGGATCGACTGCTGAGAACTGTGGACGTTGACAGAATACCATACTTCCCGCCATGTTTCCAGGTCATAAACAGAACCAATTATGTTTTGACGTCGGACTTGTCTCCCTTGGCT ATTTACCAGTCCCTAAGCCAGGACTTCGACACTATGGCGGATTTTCTTGGCATGATGGAACTAATGACTGGGGACGAGCAAGAATTTGAAGATTCCGAATTTATTCAGAACTTCCgtcaattaaaaataaatataaagagtCTGCTGTGTCAACTTTCCTTTGCCCGTTCCGGTCTGGTGAGTTCCGTTCCCGCCACAGTGGTGAGACTGAGTCTGGACAACTGGTGCGTGGCGGAGGGAGCAGACGACTGCTGGCGGTGTAATAGGGACGCAATGATCCTCAGCATGATTGATAAACTTTGTTTTACACTTCGAGATAAATACAGGCATATCCAGAGACACGTGTCCTAG
- the LOC138326037 gene encoding uncharacterized protein codes for METIPRSVQSETDGSPGQAFNRHMRLKLWKKAKRVDAAFNSLYDRLRPSVVPPTTSECDQCLETLLPRRLPHGNITEQQMRDSLLADYTMLGKVAGALMKMQEDCEYNGRLHRRMLSAETLTKQLMCQIGQALPSGGGEFPCSPLHPVLMSWCHTDNCFDWNIRNFIAMDKLISTSQAVKTKYNRLLSSHVIRCEH; via the exons ATGGAAACCATCCCTCGTTCTGTTCAGTCTGAAACCGACGGTAGTCCTGGACAGGCATTCAACCGGCACATGAGGCTGAAACTGTGGAAGAAAGCTAAACGAGTAGACGCGGCATTCAATAGTCTG TATGACAGGCTGAGGCCTAGTGTTGTCCCCCCTACCACATCGGAGTGTGACCAGTGTTTGGAAACCCTTCTTCCAAGACGTCTTCCTCACGGGAATATCACAGAACAACAG ATGAGAGACAGTTTATTAGCCGATTATACCATGTTAGGTAAAGTGGCTGGTGCATTGATGAAAATGCAAGAAGATTGCGAGTACAACGGGAGACTTCATCGTCGTATGTTATCGGCGGAAACCCTAACGAAACAGCTGATGTGTCAGATTGGGCAGGCCTTGCCGAGTGGTGGGGGAGAGTTCCCATGTAGTCCTCTCCACCCTGTCCTAATGTCATGGTGCCACACAGACAACTGTTTCGACTGGAACATACGCAACTTCATAGCGATGGACAAACTCATAAGTACCTCCCAGGCTGTTAAGACCAAGTACAATAGGTTATTGTCTAGTCATGTGATACGCTGTGAACATTAA